The nucleotide sequence AAGTGGGATGGCATGGTCACGCGAGGACGCGGCGCATCTGTTGCGCAGGGCAGGTTTTGGAGGATCGCTGGATGATGTGGAGCGCGTGTACGCGCTGGGGCAGAACGGCGCGATCGAATTCTTCGTGGACTATCAGGCCACGGCCGACCCGGTATGGGACAACGACAACCCGTTCGGTCTGCCGGATCTGACCGGGCAATGGGACGGAGTCACGATTTCGCTGCTGTACCAGATGCTGACGACACGCCGGCCTCTGGAGGCGAAGCTGCTCTGGTTCTGGCACGGGCATTTCACCACTCCGCTCACGGGCGTGGGCAATCTGCTGTTCCACCGGCAGATGAAGACCTGGCGCCAGCATGCGAGCGGAAGCTTTCCGCAGTTCCTCTCGGCAATGTTCAAGGACGGGGGGATGCTGACTTATCTGAACGGTTCGTTCAGCTCCAAGCGCCAGCCGAACGAGAACTTCGCCCGCGAGGTCCAGGAGCTCTACACGACAGGACCTGGCCCTTACACCGAGGACGACATCAAGGAAGCCGCGCGGGCGCTCACCGGCTGGGAAGTGAAGACCGCGAATCTGACGGTCAACTTCAACGCGGCGAACTTCGATTCCGGCTCCAAGACGTTCCTCGGGCAGACAGGCAACCTGGGCGGCGAGGACATCATGCGGATCCTCGCACAGCGCCCCGAGACGGCCCGCCGGCTCTCCACCAAGCTCTATCGCGCGTTCGTGAGCGAGCGGATCAACCTGGTCGACGTCAGCATGCTCGCCGCGTCCTGGACGCGTTCGGGGGGCGACATCAAGACCGTGATGCGCACGCTGTTCAAGCTGCCGTCGTTCTGGAACCCGGTCAATCGCGGGTTCATCTTCAAGACTCCGCTGGAGTTCGCATTCGGACTGGTACAGCGCCTGCGGGTACCGGTGGACACGACCCGAATGCGCAACATCGTGTCGTCCTGCACGCTGATGGGCCAGGATCCCTTCGATCCACCCAACCCCGCGGGCTATGCGACGGGGCTGCGTCTGACCGGTGCCAGCATGCTGATCGCGCGCACCCAGCTCGCCAGCACTCTCCTGAACAACTGGGCGACGGAAGATTCGATTTCGCTTCTGCTGACCGGAATCACGGCACCGGTTTCTGCCGACACGCTGATCACGACGGTCGCGAACCGTCTGGGGGTTCCTCGTCTGACGGCGGACACCCGTTCGAACATCGCCAACTATCTGGGCGCTGCGCCCATCGCTGCTTCGGCCCTTGCGAACAAGGCGCGTGCCGTGGCGTTTCTGCTCGCGGTCAGTCCCGAGTACCAGGTCAGCTGAAGGAAATCGACGATGTCCATGAACATGAATCGGCGGCGCCTGCTCCAGGCAGGAGTCGGGGCGGGGGCGCTAGGGCTGGTCCCGGGGATGGGAATCCTGCGGGATGCACAGGCAGCGGGCACGGGAAAGACGCTGATCACCATCCATCTCACCGGCGGCAACGATACGCTCAACACGGTGATTCCGTATGCGGATCCGCAATACGCCCTGACGCGCGGACGGCTCGCCATTCCCAACGATGCGAACCTGCCCAAGCTGGACTCGCGCATCGCCCTGCATCCGGCGCTGGGCACGATCAAGTCCTTGTGGGACCGCGGCCGTGTGGCGATCGTGCATGGTGTCGGATACCCCGGCTTCGACTACTCGCACTTCCAGGCGATGGAGATCTACTGGAGTGCCGACCCGCGCCGGACGACCTACACGGGCTGGCTGGGGCGCGCTCTGGATACGGTCACGGCGGGGGCGGCCAGCTCCCCGGTGCTCGCCGGAACCTCGATCGGTTACGGGACGCCGCCTGCGCTGGTCGCGAGGCAGTACACCGCGCCGCAACTGCCGCCGAACCCGGCCTGGTTCTGGCTGCCTTCCGGCGGCGCGCATCAGGAGGCGATGAAACGCATCCTGTCCCAGCCGCCTACGCAGACCAATCTGTTCTACGACGCGTTCCTGCGCAACGCGAAATCGGCCATCACGGCCTACGAGACCGTGGACGTCGCGCGCGATCTGCGCCCGGGTGTCGACTATCCGGCGGGCAACTTTGCGAAAGGGCTCTCGTTCGCGGCGCAACTCATGCGCACGGATCCCTCGATCCGGGTGATCACGATGGAGCAGGGGTCCTACGACACGCACGACAACCAGTTGCCGCGGCAGCACAAGAACCTCGCGGAACTGGATGCGGCACTGAAGTCCTTCGTGGCCGATCTCGACATGAACGGCCTTTCCGACCGCGTGATGATCCTGCTCTGGAGCGAGTTCGGCCGCCGGGTCGTGCCCAATGCCAAC is from Betaproteobacteria bacterium and encodes:
- a CDS encoding DUF1800 domain-containing protein → MAWSREDAAHLLRRAGFGGSLDDVERVYALGQNGAIEFFVDYQATADPVWDNDNPFGLPDLTGQWDGVTISLLYQMLTTRRPLEAKLLWFWHGHFTTPLTGVGNLLFHRQMKTWRQHASGSFPQFLSAMFKDGGMLTYLNGSFSSKRQPNENFAREVQELYTTGPGPYTEDDIKEAARALTGWEVKTANLTVNFNAANFDSGSKTFLGQTGNLGGEDIMRILAQRPETARRLSTKLYRAFVSERINLVDVSMLAASWTRSGGDIKTVMRTLFKLPSFWNPVNRGFIFKTPLEFAFGLVQRLRVPVDTTRMRNIVSSCTLMGQDPFDPPNPAGYATGLRLTGASMLIARTQLASTLLNNWATEDSISLLLTGITAPVSADTLITTVANRLGVPRLTADTRSNIANYLGAAPIAASALANKARAVAFLLAVSPEYQVS
- a CDS encoding DUF1501 domain-containing protein, with translation MSMNMNRRRLLQAGVGAGALGLVPGMGILRDAQAAGTGKTLITIHLTGGNDTLNTVIPYADPQYALTRGRLAIPNDANLPKLDSRIALHPALGTIKSLWDRGRVAIVHGVGYPGFDYSHFQAMEIYWSADPRRTTYTGWLGRALDTVTAGAASSPVLAGTSIGYGTPPALVARQYTAPQLPPNPAWFWLPSGGAHQEAMKRILSQPPTQTNLFYDAFLRNAKSAITAYETVDVARDLRPGVDYPAGNFAKGLSFAAQLMRTDPSIRVITMEQGSYDTHDNQLPRQHKNLAELDAALKSFVADLDMNGLSDRVMILLWSEFGRRVVPNANDGTDHGSSQAMILIGTGVRRGFVGSPPSLDPATFVDRGNLPMQFDFRQLYATLLDGWIGVDSKTVLGSAFGRLPVLL